Proteins from a single region of Haloterrigena alkaliphila:
- a CDS encoding AAA family ATPase gives MDAPLWTDTHAPELAELPQDDAREYLERAVEEPINLLLQGPPGSGKTAAARALAREAHEDPDNDLVEINVADFFGRTKTEIKNDPRFAQFLVGRSSMSKRDMINRVLKESASYAPVSGEYKTILLDNAEDVREDFQQALRRIMEQHHRTTQFIIATRQPTKLIPPIRSRCFPVSIRAPSSPEIVGVLERIVDAEDVAYDDDGLEFVAGYANGNLRQAILAAQTTVEDEGELTMQAAYETIGEVGLEDEIESMLDDAEAGAFTDARKTLDDLLVDEGLDGDEVLDSILGIARKRYQGEKLARMHQLAADVEFEMQEGSSDRIHVSHLLAELGRDA, from the coding sequence ATGGACGCGCCGCTGTGGACCGACACCCACGCCCCCGAGCTGGCCGAGTTGCCACAGGACGACGCCCGCGAGTACCTCGAACGGGCCGTCGAGGAGCCGATCAACCTCCTCCTGCAGGGACCGCCCGGTAGCGGGAAGACGGCGGCGGCGCGCGCACTCGCACGCGAAGCGCACGAGGACCCCGACAACGACCTCGTCGAGATCAACGTCGCCGACTTCTTCGGCCGCACGAAGACCGAGATCAAGAACGATCCGCGCTTCGCCCAGTTCCTCGTCGGCCGCTCCTCGATGTCCAAACGGGACATGATCAACCGGGTCCTCAAGGAGTCCGCCAGCTACGCCCCCGTCTCGGGGGAGTACAAGACGATCCTGCTGGACAACGCCGAGGACGTCCGCGAGGACTTCCAGCAGGCCCTGCGTCGAATCATGGAGCAACACCACCGGACGACGCAGTTTATCATCGCCACCCGCCAGCCGACGAAGCTCATCCCGCCGATCCGCTCGCGGTGTTTCCCCGTCTCCATCCGAGCCCCCTCGAGCCCCGAAATCGTCGGCGTCCTCGAGCGCATCGTCGACGCGGAGGACGTCGCGTACGACGACGACGGCCTCGAGTTCGTCGCCGGCTACGCCAACGGTAACCTCCGGCAGGCCATTCTGGCCGCCCAGACGACCGTCGAGGACGAGGGCGAACTGACGATGCAGGCGGCCTACGAGACCATCGGCGAGGTGGGGCTCGAGGACGAGATCGAGTCGATGCTAGACGACGCCGAAGCCGGAGCGTTCACGGACGCTCGCAAGACCCTGGACGACCTGCTCGTCGACGAGGGACTGGACGGCGACGAGGTTCTCGATTCGATCCTCGGGATCGCCCGGAAACGGTATCAGGGCGAGAAACTGGCTCGGATGCACCAGCTGGCCGCCGACGTCGAGTTCGAGATGCAGGAGGGCTCGAGCGACCGGATCCACGTCTCGCACCTGCTGGCGGAACTGGGCCGGGACGCGTAA
- a CDS encoding DUF7282 domain-containing protein: MSSGLTFGTIKRIVAILLAIAIVLAAGIIVFQAPAIFGVETDPEASITFEDQRGDGESVDVAEVTLSEGGFVVVTDSDGEPLAVSDYLESGTHENVTVERGEDGAELTGQLTATVHQDSDGDESYDYADSDGEDDRPYLEDGKPVAATATVSTNESDEALLNSFRVDSMSAPESATTNETIEVTAQITNPTELTTQQSVDVRLDGAVLQQRALTLEAEESREVTFEIDTSGTAPGNRTIGVYTDADGELAPIELSFHTDPAVEITGANDSSLSADVAIPGEGFVAVEDASGAIVASSDALEPGEHDDVTVEIDENASIEDDEQLTAVLYEGEPDDAENATPLTYQGERVETTFTLADVPNESGDGGDGGDGNSSDA, translated from the coding sequence ATGAGTTCAGGACTGACGTTCGGTACGATCAAGCGGATCGTCGCGATCCTGCTCGCGATCGCGATCGTACTCGCCGCGGGGATCATCGTCTTCCAGGCGCCCGCGATCTTCGGCGTCGAGACCGATCCCGAGGCCTCGATCACGTTCGAGGATCAACGGGGCGACGGCGAGTCGGTGGACGTCGCCGAGGTCACCCTCTCGGAGGGCGGCTTCGTCGTCGTCACGGACAGCGACGGCGAACCGCTGGCCGTCTCCGACTACCTCGAGTCGGGCACCCACGAGAACGTGACCGTCGAGCGCGGGGAGGACGGGGCCGAACTCACCGGTCAACTCACCGCGACGGTCCATCAGGACTCGGACGGCGACGAGAGCTACGACTACGCGGACAGCGACGGCGAGGACGACCGTCCCTACCTCGAGGACGGGAAGCCGGTGGCGGCCACCGCGACGGTGTCGACCAACGAGAGCGACGAGGCGCTGTTGAACTCGTTCAGGGTCGACTCGATGAGCGCTCCCGAGTCGGCGACCACGAACGAGACGATCGAGGTCACCGCCCAGATCACCAACCCGACCGAGTTGACGACCCAGCAGTCCGTCGACGTCCGTCTCGACGGCGCCGTCCTCCAGCAGCGGGCCCTGACCCTCGAGGCCGAGGAGAGCCGCGAGGTGACCTTCGAGATCGACACGAGCGGGACCGCCCCCGGGAACCGGACGATCGGCGTCTACACCGACGCCGACGGCGAACTCGCGCCGATCGAACTCTCGTTCCACACCGATCCCGCCGTCGAGATCACCGGCGCGAACGACAGTTCCCTCTCCGCCGACGTCGCGATTCCCGGCGAAGGGTTCGTCGCCGTCGAAGACGCGAGCGGGGCCATCGTCGCCTCGAGCGACGCGTTAGAACCGGGAGAACACGACGACGTCACCGTCGAGATCGACGAGAACGCCTCGATCGAGGACGACGAGCAACTGACCGCCGTCCTCTACGAGGGCGAGCCGGACGACGCGGAGAACGCGACGCCGCTGACGTATCAGGGGGAGCGCGTCGAAACCACGTTCACGCTCGCGGACGTGCCGAACGAGTCCGGCGACGGAGGGGACGGCGGCGACGGAAACAGTAGCGACGCGTAG
- the rnz gene encoding ribonuclease Z: MPLRVTFLGTAGAIPTTERNPSSVFVAREGEELLFDAGEGTQRQMMRFGTGFSISHLFVTHLHGDHVLGIPGLLQTMDFNDREAPLAIHAPHGTRRQLKGLVEALGNRPGFPVRINEVGDGDVPYRADEYEVRAFETDHDTRSLGYALVEDERKGRFDRERAEELGVPVGPKFSRLHEGESVELEDGTVVDPDQVVGEPRPGRAIVYTGDTRPTAATVEVADEPDLLIHDATFADDRADRAAETAHSTARQAAAIANRAGADRLALMHLSSRYAGRTDEHLEQAREIFAGDGDAVFVPDDGRGLEISYPDSEE; encoded by the coding sequence ATGCCACTCCGCGTGACGTTTCTGGGGACGGCCGGGGCGATTCCGACGACCGAGCGGAACCCGAGCAGCGTCTTCGTCGCCCGCGAGGGGGAGGAGTTGCTGTTCGACGCCGGCGAGGGGACCCAGCGCCAGATGATGCGCTTCGGCACCGGCTTCTCGATCTCGCACCTGTTCGTCACGCACCTCCACGGCGATCACGTCCTCGGGATTCCCGGCCTCCTCCAGACGATGGACTTCAACGACCGCGAGGCGCCGCTCGCGATCCACGCGCCCCACGGCACGCGCCGCCAGCTAAAGGGGCTGGTCGAGGCCCTCGGCAACCGCCCCGGGTTTCCCGTGCGAATCAACGAGGTCGGCGACGGCGACGTCCCCTACCGCGCCGACGAGTACGAGGTCCGCGCGTTCGAGACAGACCACGACACCCGCTCGCTCGGCTACGCCCTCGTCGAAGACGAGCGCAAGGGTCGATTCGACCGCGAGCGAGCCGAAGAACTGGGCGTTCCCGTAGGGCCGAAGTTCTCGCGACTCCACGAGGGCGAGTCCGTCGAACTCGAGGACGGCACCGTCGTCGACCCCGACCAGGTCGTCGGGGAACCCCGTCCCGGTCGAGCGATCGTCTACACTGGGGACACCCGTCCCACGGCGGCAACGGTCGAGGTCGCCGACGAGCCCGATCTGCTGATCCACGACGCCACGTTCGCCGACGATCGGGCCGACCGCGCGGCCGAGACGGCCCACTCGACGGCCCGTCAGGCCGCCGCAATCGCGAACCGGGCCGGCGCGGATCGACTCGCGCTGATGCACCTCTCCTCGCGCTACGCGGGCCGGACCGACGAACACCTCGAGCAGGCCCGCGAGATCTTCGCGGGTGACGGCGATGCCGTGTTCGTCCCCGACGACGGGCGGGGGCTCGAGATTTCGTATCCCGACAGTGAGGAATAA
- a CDS encoding DUF460 domain-containing protein, translating into MSTRTSALDAVVFGVDIQSGDVRGDAPSYALAVYDGEDVTRDVVSHRKLRRLIDDEGPAIVATDNMYELAADKDQLIHFLGSLPTGTKLVQVTGAEQPEPLSRVAKRHGIPYGKDPMQEAEAAARLAAHNVGHEVSAFTNTTEVKVSRGRSTGSGGWSEDRYTRRIHGSVKKRAREVESELEDENLEYEREVREAYGGFANAVFTVEARPQDIPVSRNRSGDVRVEIERERRDGIEFKPLVKRRDHVVVGIDPGTTTAVAIVSLEGEVLDVWSSRTSDTADVIEWIVERGRPIIVAADVTPMPETVEKFRRSFDAAGWAPESDLPVDEKQHRTREEPYDDDHQRDAMAAALYAVDAHEDQFERIADKLPPGIDRGEVTARVVAGEESVEAVLRDLRDDDSGDEEESTEHEPRELTEEEKRIKSLERQVERLQNHVETLEGRVEERDERIEELESELSLKRREERTQVRKDREVSRLERKANRLERERDEAREAVTELEKKVERMKALWKLDHSNFSDVSAKKEGLVPVKVIEKFTKGAIREADDQYGIASDDVVYLRDASGAGKSTADLLASFEPRVILKEGGLSEIADEILFDEAIPVGPADDVAMQEVDELAVAREDDVEAVIEDWHERAEERRRDRKASMVDQLISEHRAGDNEV; encoded by the coding sequence GTGAGTACGCGAACGAGTGCGCTCGATGCGGTCGTCTTCGGGGTCGACATCCAGAGCGGCGACGTGCGCGGGGACGCCCCCTCGTACGCGCTGGCGGTCTACGACGGCGAGGACGTCACTCGAGACGTCGTCTCCCACCGGAAACTCCGGCGACTGATCGACGACGAGGGGCCGGCGATCGTCGCGACGGACAACATGTACGAGCTGGCCGCGGACAAGGACCAGCTCATCCACTTCCTCGGCTCGCTCCCGACCGGGACGAAGCTCGTGCAGGTGACCGGCGCCGAGCAACCCGAACCGCTCTCTCGCGTCGCGAAACGCCACGGCATCCCCTACGGCAAGGACCCGATGCAGGAGGCCGAGGCCGCCGCCCGGTTGGCCGCCCACAACGTCGGTCACGAGGTGTCGGCCTTCACGAACACGACGGAGGTCAAGGTCTCGAGGGGCCGTTCCACGGGCAGCGGCGGCTGGAGCGAGGACCGCTACACCCGCCGCATTCACGGCTCCGTCAAGAAGCGCGCCCGCGAGGTCGAGTCCGAACTCGAGGACGAGAACCTCGAGTACGAGCGGGAGGTCCGGGAGGCCTACGGCGGCTTCGCGAACGCCGTGTTCACCGTCGAGGCCCGGCCCCAGGACATCCCCGTCTCGCGCAATCGCTCGGGCGACGTTCGCGTCGAGATCGAACGGGAGCGCCGGGACGGCATCGAGTTCAAGCCGCTCGTCAAGCGCCGCGACCACGTCGTCGTCGGCATCGACCCCGGGACGACGACGGCGGTCGCCATCGTCTCGCTCGAGGGCGAGGTGTTGGACGTCTGGAGTTCACGGACCAGCGACACGGCCGACGTGATCGAGTGGATCGTCGAACGCGGCCGCCCGATCATCGTCGCGGCCGACGTGACGCCGATGCCAGAGACGGTCGAGAAGTTCCGGCGAAGCTTCGACGCCGCGGGCTGGGCGCCCGAGAGCGACCTGCCGGTCGACGAGAAACAGCACCGCACGCGCGAGGAACCGTACGACGACGACCACCAGCGCGATGCGATGGCCGCCGCGCTGTACGCCGTCGACGCCCACGAGGACCAGTTCGAGCGCATCGCCGACAAGCTCCCGCCGGGAATCGACCGCGGCGAGGTCACCGCCCGCGTCGTCGCCGGCGAGGAGAGCGTCGAGGCCGTCCTGCGGGACCTGAGGGACGACGACTCCGGCGACGAAGAGGAGTCGACCGAGCACGAGCCCCGCGAACTCACCGAGGAGGAAAAGCGGATCAAGTCCCTCGAGCGGCAGGTCGAGCGCCTCCAGAACCACGTCGAGACCCTCGAGGGCCGCGTCGAGGAGCGCGACGAGCGCATCGAGGAGCTCGAGTCGGAGCTCTCCCTCAAGCGCCGGGAGGAGCGCACGCAGGTCCGCAAGGACCGCGAGGTCAGCCGCCTCGAGCGGAAGGCCAACCGTCTGGAACGGGAGCGCGACGAGGCCCGCGAGGCGGTCACGGAACTCGAGAAGAAAGTCGAGCGGATGAAGGCCCTCTGGAAGCTCGACCACTCGAACTTCAGCGACGTCTCGGCGAAGAAGGAGGGGTTAGTCCCGGTCAAGGTGATCGAGAAGTTCACGAAGGGCGCGATCCGCGAGGCCGACGACCAGTACGGGATCGCCTCCGACGACGTCGTCTACCTGCGGGACGCCAGCGGCGCGGGGAAGTCGACGGCCGACCTCCTCGCGAGCTTCGAACCCCGGGTCATCCTGAAAGAAGGCGGGCTCTCCGAGATCGCCGACGAGATCCTCTTCGACGAGGCGATTCCGGTCGGCCCCGCCGACGACGTCGCCATGCAGGAGGTCGACGAACTCGCCGTCGCTCGCGAGGACGACGTCGAGGCGGTCATCGAGGACTGGCACGAGCGCGCCGAGGAACGCCGGCGCGATCGAAAGGCGTCGATGGTCGATCAACTCATCAGCGAACACCGCGCCGGCGACAACGAGGTGTAG
- a CDS encoding DUF7470 family protein gives MLQNLGALGIVGLLLLIAGIGLIAYQNLLIAAGMALIVAGLGLVVKSLISGMLQNFGMF, from the coding sequence ATGCTGCAGAACCTCGGCGCGCTCGGAATCGTCGGTCTCCTGCTCCTGATCGCGGGTATCGGGCTCATCGCGTATCAAAACCTCCTGATCGCCGCCGGGATGGCGCTCATAGTCGCGGGTCTCGGACTGGTCGTCAAGTCCCTGATCTCGGGGATGCTCCAGAACTTCGGGATGTTCTGA
- the eif1A gene encoding translation initiation factor eIF-1A has product MSDDGDGGRKNLRMPEDDEVFATVTDMLGANRVQVRCADGQERTARIPGKMQKRIWIREDDVVLVEPWDWQDEKADITWRYEKSEADQLREEGHIQ; this is encoded by the coding sequence ATGAGCGACGACGGTGACGGCGGTCGGAAGAACCTCCGGATGCCCGAAGACGACGAGGTCTTCGCGACCGTCACGGACATGCTCGGGGCGAATCGGGTGCAAGTACGCTGCGCCGACGGCCAGGAGCGCACCGCGCGCATTCCCGGCAAAATGCAAAAGCGTATCTGGATCCGCGAGGACGACGTCGTCCTCGTCGAACCCTGGGACTGGCAGGACGAGAAGGCCGACATCACCTGGCGCTACGAGAAGAGCGAGGCCGACCAGTTGCGCGAGGAAGGGCATATCCAGTAA
- a CDS encoding S8 family peptidase, which translates to MTLSRRRLLGGIGAGAAAGLLGVPASAAESEPDTERVFVHPETGLLDGLGDLFDLIEAVGGTTILEYDNFEFVVAEVPSTRLDELRGDRRVASVEDDDETGIPGDWSPSLPGIFDPPGGSGCSTHPDQQPSWGLERIGADAVDPDGSGVDVGILDTGIQSDHCSLSVAGGRNFSSDGTSRDYEDRHGHGTHVAGIAGADDNDVGVVGAAPGANLYAVKVLDDDGSGRYSQLIAGIDWCMSNDVELISMSLGGTAESSTLSRAIDAAHSAGHLLLCAAGNEGNDGSDSCDAETMTYPATHEHVVAVTAMNEDDRLASYSSVGSAVDLLAPGTAVTSATVDNEYAEASGTSMACPFVTGVAALVWETREEDGPGPNEPVREILGETAETVLGTCAEGHGLVNAPAALGDERATDGASGPLSGGGLVSLLERVVDLIVSFFQWLWGLFS; encoded by the coding sequence ATGACACTTAGCCGGCGACGGTTACTCGGCGGGATCGGGGCCGGCGCTGCGGCCGGGCTGCTCGGCGTGCCCGCGTCGGCCGCCGAGTCCGAACCCGACACCGAGCGGGTGTTCGTCCACCCCGAAACGGGACTGCTCGACGGGCTCGGCGACCTCTTCGACCTCATCGAGGCCGTCGGCGGCACGACGATCCTCGAGTACGACAACTTCGAGTTCGTCGTCGCGGAGGTGCCGTCGACCCGGCTGGACGAACTGCGTGGTGACCGCCGCGTGGCGTCCGTCGAAGACGACGACGAGACGGGGATCCCCGGGGACTGGTCGCCGTCCCTGCCGGGCATCTTCGATCCACCCGGCGGCTCGGGTTGTTCCACCCATCCCGACCAGCAACCGTCCTGGGGACTGGAACGCATCGGCGCCGACGCCGTCGACCCGGACGGGTCGGGCGTCGACGTGGGGATTCTCGATACGGGCATCCAGTCGGACCACTGCAGTCTGTCGGTCGCCGGCGGTCGGAACTTCAGCAGTGACGGGACGTCCAGGGATTACGAGGACCGTCACGGTCACGGGACGCACGTCGCCGGGATCGCCGGCGCCGACGACAACGACGTCGGCGTCGTGGGCGCCGCTCCCGGCGCGAATCTGTACGCGGTGAAGGTGCTCGACGACGACGGCTCCGGTCGGTACAGCCAGCTGATCGCCGGGATCGACTGGTGTATGTCGAACGACGTGGAGCTGATCTCGATGAGTCTCGGGGGGACGGCCGAGAGCTCCACGCTCAGCAGGGCGATCGACGCCGCGCACTCGGCGGGGCACCTCCTGCTCTGTGCGGCCGGCAACGAGGGGAACGACGGGAGCGACTCGTGCGACGCGGAGACGATGACCTACCCGGCGACCCACGAGCACGTCGTCGCGGTCACCGCGATGAACGAGGACGACCGGCTGGCGTCCTACAGCAGCGTCGGCTCGGCCGTCGACCTGCTGGCGCCGGGCACGGCCGTCACCTCGGCGACCGTCGACAACGAGTACGCCGAGGCGAGCGGGACGAGCATGGCCTGCCCGTTCGTCACCGGCGTCGCGGCGCTGGTCTGGGAAACCCGCGAGGAGGATGGTCCGGGGCCGAACGAGCCGGTCCGGGAAATCCTCGGCGAGACGGCCGAGACGGTCCTCGGAACCTGCGCGGAGGGACACGGTCTCGTGAACGCACCGGCGGCGCTGGGCGACGAGCGCGCGACCGACGGCGCCAGCGGCCCCCTCAGCGGCGGCGGACTGGTGTCGCTACTCGAGCGGGTCGTGGACCTGATCGTGAGCTTCTTCCAGTGGCTCTGGGGGCTGTTTTCGTAG
- a CDS encoding pyridoxal-phosphate-dependent aminotransferase family protein, which produces MTEKREYTGDYPDKTLYIPGPTEVREDVIEAMCEPMFGHRMDRMTDLYTTVVEDTKEFLGTENDVIVLTGSGTEFMESAILNLVDEDVLVTTCGSFSERQANVAERLGKTVDTLEYEWGQAVKPEDVRERLEERDADYDAVTCVMNESSTGVRNPIEEIGDVVAEYPDTYFVVDAVSALGGDYVDIDEHEIDVIFTSVQKAFAMPPGLAVCVVSDDAYERELESESASWYGGFQRSLDYYDRKGQTHSTPAIPVMLAYRKQMKHMLEEGHDARDQRHREMAEYTREWAREHFAMFPEEGYESQTVACIENTRGIDVAETIETVSEEYDMVFSNGYGSQLGEQTFRIGHMGEHDLESIEALTDAIEDVTGL; this is translated from the coding sequence GTGACCGAAAAACGCGAATATACGGGCGACTACCCCGACAAGACGCTATATATCCCCGGTCCGACCGAGGTGCGCGAGGACGTCATCGAGGCGATGTGCGAGCCGATGTTCGGTCACCGCATGGACCGGATGACGGACCTCTACACGACCGTCGTCGAGGACACGAAGGAGTTCCTCGGCACCGAGAACGACGTCATCGTCCTGACGGGGTCGGGGACCGAGTTCATGGAAAGCGCGATCCTGAACCTCGTCGACGAGGACGTCCTCGTGACGACCTGCGGCAGTTTCAGCGAGCGCCAGGCCAACGTCGCCGAACGACTGGGCAAGACCGTCGATACCCTCGAGTACGAGTGGGGGCAGGCGGTCAAACCCGAGGACGTCCGCGAGCGACTCGAGGAGCGCGACGCCGACTACGACGCCGTCACCTGCGTGATGAACGAGAGTTCGACCGGCGTCCGCAACCCCATCGAGGAGATCGGCGACGTGGTCGCCGAGTATCCGGACACCTACTTCGTCGTCGACGCCGTCTCCGCGCTGGGCGGCGACTACGTCGACATCGACGAGCACGAGATCGACGTCATCTTCACGTCGGTCCAGAAGGCGTTCGCCATGCCCCCCGGGCTGGCGGTCTGCGTCGTCAGCGACGACGCGTACGAGCGCGAACTCGAGTCCGAGTCCGCCTCGTGGTACGGCGGTTTCCAGCGGTCGCTCGACTACTACGACCGGAAGGGACAGACCCACTCCACGCCGGCGATCCCGGTTATGCTCGCGTATCGAAAGCAAATGAAACACATGCTCGAGGAGGGCCACGACGCCCGGGATCAGCGCCACCGCGAGATGGCCGAGTACACCCGCGAGTGGGCCCGCGAGCACTTCGCGATGTTCCCCGAGGAGGGGTACGAATCACAGACGGTCGCCTGCATCGAGAACACGCGGGGGATCGACGTCGCCGAGACCATCGAGACCGTCTCCGAGGAGTACGACATGGTCTTTTCGAACGGCTACGGCTCGCAGCTCGGCGAGCAAACGTTCCGCATCGGCCACATGGGTGAACACGACCTCGAGTCGATCGAAGCGTTGACCGACGCCATCGAGGACGTCACCGGACTCTGA
- a CDS encoding plastocyanin/azurin family copper-binding protein, which yields MAREYSVSRRTALKLTGAAASTALVAGCGGSGNGNGGNGGNGGNGEGPFEIDPDTDIELRSLASSWEGIAPDPISGVENPDLSLQEGESYTMIWAENDQGTHNLAIYDDSQSEVEGPTDQTDEEEPGLELDFEPSDETVEYVCVPHYNAGMAGNIELQ from the coding sequence ATGGCACGAGAATACTCAGTCTCTCGGCGGACAGCGCTGAAACTCACCGGCGCGGCGGCTTCGACTGCGCTCGTCGCCGGCTGTGGCGGCAGCGGGAACGGTAACGGCGGCAACGGCGGCAACGGCGGCAACGGCGAGGGCCCATTCGAAATCGATCCCGATACGGATATCGAGCTCCGATCGCTCGCTTCGTCCTGGGAGGGTATCGCACCGGACCCGATCAGCGGCGTCGAGAACCCGGACCTCAGCCTCCAGGAAGGCGAATCCTACACCATGATCTGGGCGGAGAACGATCAGGGCACCCACAACCTCGCGATCTACGACGACAGCCAGTCGGAAGTCGAGGGACCGACGGACCAAACCGACGAGGAAGAGCCCGGTCTGGAACTCGATTTCGAGCCGTCGGACGAGACCGTCGAGTACGTCTGTGTGCCCCACTACAACGCCGGAATGGCCGGCAACATCGAACTCCAGTAA
- a CDS encoding MFS transporter, giving the protein MHSRNRDRVVLAAVVFAVLFSQLLLYPGVATLVETLGADAATSPFAATPLDASMWFLVAEFTGYVAFVGLWGAASDITGRRTPFIVAGALAGAVSYAALAAVPAVGSVPFEGVLLLRFVQGAMTIGAFSLTMTMLMDLEGGHGRNMGAAGIAIGLGAALGAPIGGRLTEFDPLAPLLGAAGLLVVVGLLVIRVTDRSPGGGRTARAVLEGVRRQPALSIPYVFGFVDRLTAGFFALVGTLYFQDAFGVGPAATGLLLACFFAPFALLQYPMGMLSDRIGRTLPIVVGSLCYGVGILAVGAAPSVATAAIAMVAVGVLGALVSPATMALVTDVAAESERGVAMAGFNVAGSLGFLSGFLVGGAVASEYGYDPAFLVVGGLEIAIALIAVPAFLRLSMGRHDGFASEDRGRL; this is encoded by the coding sequence GTGCACTCGAGAAACCGGGATCGAGTCGTCCTCGCCGCCGTCGTCTTCGCCGTGCTGTTCTCGCAGCTGTTGCTCTACCCCGGCGTCGCGACGCTCGTCGAGACGCTGGGGGCCGACGCGGCGACGTCGCCGTTCGCGGCGACCCCCCTCGATGCGAGCATGTGGTTTCTCGTCGCCGAGTTCACCGGCTACGTCGCCTTCGTCGGCCTCTGGGGGGCCGCGAGCGACATCACGGGTCGCCGAACGCCCTTTATCGTCGCCGGAGCGCTCGCCGGGGCCGTGAGCTACGCCGCCCTCGCCGCCGTCCCCGCGGTCGGCTCGGTCCCCTTCGAGGGAGTGCTCCTCCTGCGGTTCGTTCAGGGCGCGATGACCATCGGCGCGTTCTCGCTGACGATGACCATGCTGATGGACCTCGAGGGCGGTCACGGCCGGAACATGGGCGCTGCGGGTATCGCGATCGGGCTCGGCGCCGCCCTCGGCGCGCCGATCGGGGGCCGACTCACCGAGTTCGATCCGCTCGCGCCGCTACTGGGCGCCGCCGGACTGCTCGTCGTCGTGGGCCTGCTCGTCATCCGCGTCACGGACCGGTCGCCCGGCGGTGGGCGGACCGCTCGAGCGGTCCTCGAGGGCGTTCGCCGCCAGCCGGCGCTGTCGATCCCATACGTCTTCGGCTTCGTCGACCGGCTGACGGCGGGTTTCTTCGCGCTCGTCGGGACGCTCTACTTTCAGGACGCGTTCGGCGTCGGCCCCGCCGCGACCGGACTGTTGCTGGCGTGCTTTTTCGCCCCCTTCGCCCTCCTGCAGTATCCCATGGGGATGCTCTCCGACCGGATCGGTCGAACCCTGCCGATCGTCGTCGGGTCGCTGTGTTACGGCGTCGGCATCCTCGCCGTCGGCGCCGCCCCGTCGGTCGCGACCGCGGCGATCGCGATGGTCGCCGTCGGCGTGCTCGGCGCGCTGGTCTCGCCGGCGACGATGGCGCTGGTCACCGACGTCGCCGCCGAGAGCGAGCGCGGGGTCGCCATGGCCGGCTTCAACGTCGCCGGCAGCCTGGGCTTTCTGAGCGGCTTCCTCGTCGGCGGGGCGGTCGCCAGCGAGTACGGCTACGATCCCGCTTTTCTCGTCGTCGGCGGCCTCGAGATCGCGATCGCGCTGATCGCCGTCCCGGCGTTCCTGCGACTGTCGATGGGCCGTCACGACGGGTTCGCGAGCGAGGATCGCGGCCGCCTCTGA
- a CDS encoding DUF6517 family protein — protein MTVSRRHLLAAGATAGTALVAGCTDLVADELASDPAGVSQAALEETGYAEHTVEEVVVERTIGRFGIERTIEVSNWYAEYDRSVTLDALGLGRFQASVVSVLTTPQVSMLGKTFNPVGEYSTDELVALIQDRYDQLEDVERVGEEPISVLDSETTLARYRAKARLIEAGTTLDVFLQVSELVSHGDDFVIGVAAYPQAGGFETESGAVRTMLESLEHE, from the coding sequence ATGACCGTCTCTCGAAGACACCTTCTCGCCGCGGGGGCGACCGCCGGAACCGCGCTGGTCGCCGGCTGTACCGATCTCGTCGCCGACGAACTCGCGTCGGATCCGGCGGGGGTTTCGCAGGCGGCCCTCGAGGAGACCGGCTACGCGGAACACACCGTCGAGGAAGTCGTCGTCGAGCGCACGATCGGCCGGTTCGGCATCGAACGGACAATCGAGGTCAGCAACTGGTACGCCGAGTACGATCGGTCGGTGACCCTCGACGCGCTCGGACTGGGACGGTTTCAGGCCTCGGTCGTCTCCGTGCTCACCACGCCGCAGGTGTCGATGCTCGGCAAGACCTTCAATCCGGTCGGCGAGTACTCGACCGACGAACTCGTCGCCTTGATTCAGGACCGGTACGACCAACTCGAGGACGTCGAGCGCGTCGGCGAGGAGCCGATTTCGGTGCTGGACAGCGAGACGACGCTCGCCCGCTACCGGGCGAAGGCCCGGCTGATCGAGGCCGGGACGACCCTCGACGTCTTCCTGCAGGTCAGCGAACTCGTCTCCCACGGTGACGATTTCGTGATCGGCGTCGCCGCCTATCCGCAGGCGGGCGGGTTCGAAACCGAATCCGGCGCCGTTCGAACGATGCTCGAGTCCCTCGAGCACGAGTGA